The nucleotide sequence TGGTTTACAAGATTCGTCAAACATGTCAATATTGACAAACTTCCAGCCAGTGGCTACTATACACTTATCATAGCCTTTACTAGTGAAGGTAGCTGTGCCTGGCGGATCCCAATGTGGCAGATCCATCTCAAAGGACTGAGTAATGGTGCCATCTTCTTCCTTCTGTAACTTCTTGGTGTCACACTGACGTAATGCATGCAGCGATTTTAAATGATACATGTCTAATATACCGTTGTTAACTGCACGGAGATGACCAACAAAGTGGGTATCCCATGCCATAATGACCGGTGTACGGGTAGCCATGTGAATTAATGCTGCACTCCCAGCGATATGGTCAGCCGCCTGTAAAACAAAATGGTGTCATTGTACAATTTAAAGTATTTGAACTTGCCGAGTGACTACAAATATTTAGTTGAATCAATGAACCAACCAAAAGATCGGTGTATTGTTTCAATACTATAGTCTCTGCTTAAAGCGTTGAAGAAGTTGTCTTTGAACAAGTAATCTGTTACTGAAACAATCCAATTAATCAAACGATCAAACTATATTCTAGACTCTTCTTCTAAGATCTTCTAAAGTTGAACAAGTAATACATTGGTGGATGGAAAACTTATAACGTTTATTAGACTGGTAGTTAAGCCTAATCTCTGGTAATCCCGGTATATCGTTATTTACTCAACTTTAAAGGTCGGGGTTTCAGTCTCACGTACTGGTTCTCCCATTAGTTCTATCAAGTTATCGGTTGCGACATAAGGATGTAATACACAGAATCATTGGTTTTTGTTCCGGGCcaatttttttctatagctctaccagacaactgtgTATTATAATCCAAGTCCAATAAAATGGGGTAGGGGTGTCTTAAATATATATGTCACAGTATCGTCAATATATCCATTATTTAGGGCCAATCGATCAAATTTGACTCATCTATCAACGATGCATGCGTGACATTAGTAAACAAACGTAGTTTCGTTGTTTTCTTGAGtaattcaaatttgaatcaACTATACCAAAGAAAATCTATGCAAACAAAGATATCATACTAAGGCAGATAACAACTTTGTCAACAAAATAGGCCCTACAACGTCCATCTCAGTTTATTATCCGAATACTTGTCGAtttgattataataatattgaatacTTACTTCAAAGGCACTGTTTCCTCCTCCAAGAATCAACACtttcttattttcatattctttCAAATCCAACGAATGGTCTTTATATGTGTCTGCACATTCAATGCCCTCGATGTAAGTGGGAATGTTTTCTGTGACTGCACCAGTGGCCATGATCAGAACCTTACAGGTGAACTTGGTCTTGTTTTGGTCTGTCAGTGTGTAGCGAGATTTGAATTGGTCGTCTAAGACAGCGTCTCTATGGATGTTGTCAATTGTTGTGTTGTAGCGGATCTTCAGCTTGAACTTTTCGACGTAGTCTGCGAGATATCTAGAAGAAGAAAAAGCAAAGATCTGACTTCAGTTTTCCCCCATGAACTTGAGTGTTACCCAGAGTGATTATCTTAAGCCGACTACCAACCCGATATCGCGATCAGAATTGAGTCAAGACCTTTTCACGGTAACCACATTGAACTTGAACACATTAAATATAGTTTCTGAGTAATTAggtataaaattatatatatctatataatagtctgtaaggtacgccgtgacggggcgccctcacacatcggtcaaccagTGAGGCCGGattatcttacagtctagctgTATGCAcgatcatgtatattgtacatttccaAAATAAACTTATCAGCCCGTGTTCAAGGTTTTTCAGAACGATCGTgacatgattttattttcagaGCCATTTATTATAGACAGTTGTAAATAACACTGATCGGGTCAATCAACATGTCATTTGAAGAAAGAATAATAGTGacgtttgatattttttttaatttaacttACTTGACCAAGATATCGGCATTTGGAAAGAGTTCGTCTGAATATTTGGTGAAGAGTAAATCATCGTCGTCACTGATAAGGGAATTCCAATCATGACGAAGATTGAATTCTTTCTCTGGGAAGTAATTGAATCGTTTGTTGATAGAGATGAGAGTACGATGACGTGGTTGAGTTTGAAAGAACGATCCTGGAATATCATTCCTTTCCAGTACAATGTAGTCTTTCTTTGCCTTCTCCATGAAGTAGGCCATCTGTACACCAGCCGGACCAGCACCGACAACGATGTATTCGAAATCTACAAAACGAAAATTAACGAATCCAATGAGAAATCGACTTGTTTTAATtgaactgtctgtctgtctgtctgtctgtctgtctgtctgtctgtctgtctgtctgtctgtctgtctgtctgtcttgtctgtctgtctgtctgtctgtctgtcttgtctgtctgtcttgtctgtctgtctgtctgtctgtcttgtctgtctgtctgtctgtctgtctgtctgtctgtctgtgttaaaTCTGTGTGTATAacaacattgaaaataaaagaatCACTGAGATAGCAGCAGAGATGCCATTGGCCTCATAACCCTGTATTAACTCCATCTGTAGACCCACAGATAAATTTTATCCTTAGAGTGCATAATTATTCTTATTTCCTGTAAACTCTTAACCGTACATATAAAGCTTGATCTCACGAAACACTTCttgtttttttacaatattcactTTCCACTTTCCAAAAACAAGTGGTCATTAAAAAACCTCAGAAgattttcatttgcaatttaCGTTTGTGGTAATTAATCATTGGCAGTGACCAATTAATTTGATAAGATATTGACTCACCTGTTTTGTCCATTTTGAGATGATTAAAAAAGCGACGAGTTGTTACAGATAGCAGTCAAGTCGATtctgaaaaataaagaaaaaatattatgATACAAAGTATGGAGCAATAAACTACACATTATGTTCAGTGTTGTCTATAAAGTGTAAATTGAAGACCAACTGAAAGAAAATGATTCTCCAAAATATTTGTGTTGCTTGTTGATTTTTATCTGATTAGAGCATAGATCCTCTACGCCACCAACGTTGTGAAGGGTCTATGATTAGATAGTTAACTATTAATTAAGGTTAATTCGGTATGACCTCTCTTGACTGGGGACCTGTATGAGTTACTCATCGTTTGAATTCGGAAAGTTAAATTGAATAATCAGTCATTGCCCGCCGCCGTGTTATTATAGATCGTGAGGAAAATCAACACGGGATACTTTTACCGCTGTCGCGATGGGGtggggtagggggggggggcgacgcAGCAGCGACGCTTTCACCGTTTACACTCACTAAGACTCCTGTTGAATGGCGATGGATCAACATGTAAACCCACATACCAACCTGGACTGAAATTAACGAAAGGTATTTTTTTcgcttttttttcttctcaaagtAAGATATGAGGATTGTTCATGGGTATTTGACGTTAATTCATGTTCATGGGTttgaactaaaaaaaaaaaactccatTCCTTTGGGTGAAAAGTGAAGATACCCGGTATATTAATGTTTGCTAATTCATCAATGTCGTTTAGTTCAGTCTCAGACTTTTCTCTTTAGAGGTCTGAGCATTGATGTGTTGGCCGTAAGTAAAGCATGCTATTCACCAAGACACCTATTAGTAGTCTTTTTCAATGTCAGTGAAGGTCATGACCTAATTTACTTGTGTCACAGCCGAGTCAAGATCAATAATGACTATAGAAGGGAAAGCAGTGTCACCACCATGATAAAGGAACTTAAATGGAAACCACTATCTGTGCGAAGAAGAGAACAACGACTTCAGCTCATGTTTAGAATCATAAATGACCTAGTTGCAATCCCTGCTGAAACCCATGTAAAATTCAACCCTCGTACATCCAGGAAATCACATTCAAAAACTTTACTGATAAAAGCATGTAAAACAGACACTTTCAAACATTCCTTCATCCCACGAACTATTATTGACTGGAATCACTTACCTGGTAACATTGTAACTTGCACAAATTTAGAtcaatttaaatctggtttatcaGAAATACCAACTCATTATGACTAGAGACTGCGCACCTGCAGGATTACTGCTCAATTTTTGAGTTACTCTGCAGtattatacagatacagatacagatactcTGTCATATTTAGGTCAACTAACTGCAGTGTCATTACAGAAGTTCAGACTGTGAAAACTCCCAGTAGATGTGTAActaaaattaatcaattaaactgttcttattttcaattatttatgaTATTGTACTTGCAGAATGTTTGATTTACCAAGtgataaaaaacaacatattgaggtttcaaaatcatcaaattgGTGTATTTTTTCTCAGACctcttagtggtctgagatttttTCAACGGATGACAGAAAACAACGTTTACTAACTTAGTCATACTTATCCTCTGTGAGATATAACACTCACAACCCTATGACGTCACTACCAACATTACCTAGGATACTACCACTAGAGGTAATCTGAAGGATTCTATAGACGTGATAGAGTAATGACATGTCAGATTGCTCATCGTCGCCGCCGCAATGGTTAACATCGTTTTCCTATTGAGGGCGCTCTTATAGTTATACTGCATTTCAAAAATGCAGTGCTTCCGCTACACGATTCAATACAGCTTACCTGACCTCTATGAACACCAATGCAACATACTTTACGCCGTATCATTGTCATGCGATCCCAAACTGTAGCCACGACCACGACCTGTACGTTGGCTTAGcgatgtttacagtatctttcACCCCACCCCACGACCACGCGACCCACCCCAAACTGCACCGGTAAAGAATTTGAAACAACTACAGGTTCACACACATAGTGGTAAGTCAACACTAAGTCTTGTAAGTAGATtggttttgatattttgtttgagTTCGATGTCAGTGGTTCATGACCTCAAAGGTGAACTAACAATCTCAGCagttatctacatgtatatgcagtgCAACAGACCTCCTTCAGACTTTTAAACAAAGTACACTTTCGCGAACTAATTAAGGGGAAGCTAACAATAAATGTGTTTAGTCTGATTCTGGTCCACCTATGCCAGTACAACTTGACTGTGTCGTTTTAGTTCAAACGTTATGGAATACAGGTACTTCTTGTTCGATGTCTGGTTCAAAcgtcattttttttaccaatcGCTCAGTTTCCTGACTTGACATTTAATTATCGATTCGAGGCAGTCAGTAAAATACTCCCCCGCCTTCGGTCTAAAACAGTACGGAACATACATCAATGATGATTTGAAACCTGTACATACCTTTAAATAGCAGAAAACACCAGACTGGTTCCCAACAGTTGAGCTCCACAACTAGAACTGTCTGTCCAACTTAGCTAGTATAAGAATGATGGTGGTATTACAGCTATAGTCCTTGACTTTTACTAGCAGTGGTGAAATGACATATACAACGTAGCCGAAGTATAATAGCCAATAGGGACGCCAGCTCGAGTCACGTGAGCGTTATCAATTTACAAGAATACCTGTCAAATGTGGATCGGCACCCCACGTGGGATATGATTGACATTTTGTTAAAAGTCAGTCGGTTATTAGCCCCCTTGGCAGCTTTTAAGACAATTTTGGTGGCATTTAAGTGATGGATTAGGCATTGTGTACCTGTGTGTGACCTTGTGATATTTAAACTTATAAGGTCACTATCATACAAACACTCGGCGCATCGGCTCTTGTCCCCTTTTTGACTCCGAATACGTTTAAATTGCCAGTACACTATATTTCATATAgtgacaactaactaactaatgaTATGACATGcttttaaataataaatgacgcaacattttgaaaccaataGTTCAAATCGCGTACACATTCACTGTATTGAGTCTTATAGGTGTTCGCAGTTTGAACTTTGGCATTTTGTCTGTAACGTCTGACTCAGTGTGTCCCAGTTATTGAATTGGCATGTAAATGTGACATTTAGGTCTATCCTCGCGTGGTGTATGAAAGATTCCTCAATTGTACTGGTTGGGTTTGGTGTTAGGGTCAATGTCAGATGTAGTGTACGTTCGTTACAGTACATGGTACAGTATTTGATACTACATCGATTGTATTACACATTGAAACTTAAACCCACATGTGTGATAAATTTTGGATTTGATTTCCTATAATACTAAAATAAGCAGAGAATAGGTATTCTTGTATTGaaggtgaaaatgaaaatgtgtttCAACATTATGACATATGGTATCAACCCCGGGCCCCcacccaaccccacccccaccgctttcccaccccaccccatctaTGAAATGTCGTTGAATATTGGGGTCGTAGAATAACAAAACCCTCTTAAATTTGTTAACAGCGTGCTTATTATTACGTTCATTTGGAGTGGACTTTACAAAAAATCTTTTCAATGCGTTGCACACATGCATATCCCATAATACTATTTcttgaatattgtaaaaaagGTTCTTCAGGAAGCTATTCAACATAAACAATTTGTGGTCACTGTAACGTTACGCTTTATTCCTTTACCGAATgcattcgggggggggggcactagacAGTTGCTGATGTGTTAGCATTCGTCTTTCTATAATGGCGTATCGATAATGATTGTCGAAAGGTACGTCATCCACATGATATAGTTTTCGACTTCGTGTTTTTTTACTAGGTCACTAGGTGACAGTGACCCGACGATTGTCTTTTATTCAGAGTGCCATCATCAATGTCggaatatgtaaatttaacctTTGCAGATTCGTGCATCACATAACATTTATTATTTGCCACCATTTAAATGTCACCGCTTCAATAACTGGGACATACTCTTTGCCCTTAGATAGCATGAAATATTCACATGTTAAGTTCTATATCAGTCTGCCTTATTAAATTATAGCGATGATCCGTGCAAATGTTTGGCCATGTTTTACCAAGTTCTTGAAAATCGCATCAACATTTGGGCAGACTAAGATCTAAGTTgtcaatcatacatgtatttttctctttttcttcattcaaacaaaaataattgtataaccccacccacccacccacccatccacccacccacccatccgcTTCAAACTTTTACTCAGCGTACATAATCACTTGCGTGGTGGGCGCTCAGCCCGCGGTGAGAATCGCCGTATTACAAGAGTACAAATTTTGCCAATGATATATGGTAATGATGTGAATTTATATGCGCGTTttctcctgagagctcaagACGATCTATACaactggcacggatctatagcggcacaatgACCCTTTATACTACTGTCTAACTTCCTCAaatccctggggagcatacaatccattgcagcctacATATAAGctcataggattaaagcattcacattgcaatctctatcctaccaggtccctaattatacagctgggttgactggggcacaatcgtggttcaaatcttgcccaaacTGAAGGACCTCAGCCATTTAGAAACAAAacggcagcgacggggctcaaaccctgcaacctgtagattccaaggcAATGCCATATACGTGTTGTATAGTTTTCCATGATCATTCAATGTATGTAAGAAATCAGTCAATATCCAAACTTTATTTCCTTAACAGTTACTGTTGCTACATAGTCAAGAAAAAAGGGAATGAGCAGACTTGTGTCGCAGTTCATTTGATAATTATGGTTGTCTTATAGTGCTATACCCACATTTGAACATCCAGTCAACATTGTACATATGCAATACAATTCAATGAAACGTTGCCATAGAAACAACCATTGACACGTGTGTAGGTAGCACCACGCGCCTGGCACACTGAACTGCTGATGACCTCAACTAACTCTTCAGCCGCAACCATAGCAACCATAGTGAGGCCGAGGTTAGATTTGATGCTATCATATTTATCTTTGTATCATTTATAATAAATTGTCATCTCATAAAATTCTATATTTAGCTAGTACGTGTCCGATGTATTGTTTGGCTAGAGAGGAGTCTGATATACAAAGATATAATGTCAAAccacaaaatgacaaataaccAAAGATCAATAGTTCTGAGTTATTACTTTGGCAGGTTTTCTTTGTTACTTTGCCGCCGTAGAAATCTCAGGgatcataaaataaatgaaaatcagaCTACAGGTCCGATATCAAGTACCCAATGCCCAGTTTACACTTATATCAAGACTATGACCTGCGAGATCTGTACAGCGGTCAGCTGTGACGTCATAATTAGCATATTGTACAACTTCGAACAAATCATGTGCAAATGGATAACTGTCTCACATCAACTTCAAAACGCTTACAGTGACGAATCTTAAGATTTGGCGGAGAAAACTTCAGAACTGCGTCGTGGTAAACACACAGTTCTGTGTTTGAATAACCAATAATGTCTTTGATCTTTTAACACGAGAGATACTCTCACAGGTTGCATATTTTGTAAACACAATCTATATATTCGAACCATATTTTTACCACTTGACCAGGCCGGAATGAACTTAAATTGAAATAAACTGGTGTATTAATTTTCACTGGAAATTACTTAAAACCAACAAAGACTGAATAATGATTTTATTCCACAACATATCCTGTCATAATGTAGTGTAATTCAGTAAAGGTCTGGCAATgcattattttgatttatagTTGCCATCTAatcagaccatatatacattttacgGGTCCACACTGCACCAGACTACTGTCAATGATACCTCAGACAGAAAACTACGaggaatatacacatgtattgatgATTCCAATATGCTGTCGGGGTATTAACatgacatatatattatatatacatttcttcttcttttcaaaTATCTTATCACGTTGGCGGGTGGGCCGGCAATTCCACAGTCGATGACCAGAAACGCCTCAATCGACTCCTTAGCACAGCCATCATCGGGTGCCAACTTCCATCTCTTGATGAGTTGTACAACGCCCCGAGAAAGGAAAGACCTCAGTCATTTCGAAAAGATGATTTCCACCCagcacatatttttttcattacacgaaatatatatatatatatatatatatatatatatatatatatatatatatatatatatatgtgtgtgtgtgtgtgtgtgtgtgtgtgtgtgtgtgtgtgtgtgtgtgcgtgtgtgtgtaccagtatatatatgacaataaaacacatatcatatcatatcatatcatatcatatcgtatcatatcacaCATGTGTTAAATTCTGTCTAAGAGCAACCCGACTAATAAGTTCTCCAAAGTTTCATAATTCAAACCCAAAGTGCACAATCATGTCTTTTGTGGTTCGTAATCCAACTAACAAAACAGACATAAACACAATGGACTTGCTAAAGTACCTGCAGGCTGACATTTAttcaatacaaacaaaacaaaaaacgaCACAAACTGAATACGTGTattaaacaataacataaaaaCAACCCCTTTATCATCAGGGTTAAATGTACTTTTTCAGAAAAGTTATTgctattgaaattaaaatttaaaatttaagttTCCAATGAATACTATACAAGAAAGTTTGACAGTTCTTAGGATGAAGGAAGGATAGAAATGGGGAAAAAACCACATATTGATTTGAATCTCAAATAAAGATGAGTTTGCATagtaaaatgtaattaattgtaaaaacgacagtattttttttttgagatacACAGTTACGTTGTATGCCTAGCTTTAAAAACACATATaccatatttaaaaaaaaaagtttgtgatCATAATATAATTTACAACTTGACAATAATGGTACTTTATTAACTGGGtgtgtttatacatgtacttgtattttaatacaGAGTCAATGTCATCTGTTATGTCtttcatatatcattttttaatatatatttctataagtatcagtgttattattatatattttgtatttgctGTGCCCTAGTAAGGAACATAAAGTGTTCCAATCTCTCTTtctatgtactatatacaaaGTCCAAGTCCATTTATCGGCGTAGAAATGTCGTTAGTGTGTACGTCTGTCGTAACGGTCCGGTGTAACGGTACGATGTCTGAATTTATCACGGCTCATTCTCCAGCATGGTTTCAACGCTAGGAATACTACTTCTGTATTTGGACCATGTTGGTTCGACAGGTGACACTGACCTAGAATTGGTATCGATACTCTTTCTGTAGGCCTTGGACCATGTAGGACCCTCTGGCGTGATCTTGTGTTCCTCCTACAAGGTgtggaagacagacagacaattgtACAGAGTCAGATGCAGTTAAACGTTATCTCagtgatatatatatggtaCAAGATTATTGGTGTATAGAACGAGTGATAGTTGTTGTCACGGACGAGTGGTTCATAAGGAAAATTAGTCACGGTGAGACTAGTTACGTAGTACAGTGTATGTAACCAATTCTCAAAAAATTCTTAAAGTTATCAGACATTTTCCTGTCTATTTAGTTCTTTTTGACCAGTATTAGGATGTCTTCAAGACTAGTAACATTGTATATGTTGTAAGGGTTGTCCAATTATTACAGAAAATAAACATAGCTTTGTAAAGGTTGTCCAATGACAACAGTTGTTACGGACAGATGACACTATACTATAAAACCATCCAATGAGATACGTTTTTACTAACCTTGTAGGATTTGTGTGCTACTTCCATGGCTCGCCACAAAGCTGTAATGTTACCAGCACCAAAACCCGTAGCTCCTGCCCTCGTTATGATCTCCATAAAGAGTGTCTTCTTTTGAAATACAGGTGCTGAGAATGACTGCATCAAATACCTGCC is from Glandiceps talaboti chromosome 1, keGlaTala1.1, whole genome shotgun sequence and encodes:
- the LOC144437278 gene encoding FAD-dependent oxidoreductase domain-containing protein 2-like → MDKTDFEYIVVGAGPAGVQMAYFMEKAKKDYIVLERNDIPGSFFQTQPRHRTLISINKRFNYFPEKEFNLRHDWNSLISDDDDLLFTKYSDELFPNADILVKYLADYVEKFKLKIRYNTTIDNIHRDAVLDDQFKSRYTLTDQNKTKFTCKVLIMATGAVTENIPTYIEGIECADTYKDHSLDLKEYENKKVLILGGGNSAFEAADHIAGSAALIHMATRTPVIMAWDTHFVGHLRAVNNGILDMYHLKSLHALRQCDTKKLQKEEDGTITQSFEMDLPHWDPPGTATFTSKGYDKCIVATGWKFVNIDMFDESCKPEIFHEGKYVRLDEHWQSTVPDLYFIGTSMQSRDRRVASGFIHGFRYNVRSLFYMLGLRYDGGDLWKTGFKSINADELAKFMIGHVSVSSALYQLGQGFLCDVVILKPEEGPKGDGDDNMKGTAEYYYELPRQWVLKNDYFLSQEHMILVSIEDSHDRFPPTSAPNFFKPGDMNPRDCKCTAFPQGVYYSYKRGELQEEVHVGGSLVVRADKKIFVGDNNPDRFSNKIKNLLHRQIGVGKGDHAERLFPDEEWKKVYREWTPEEIEEKKMKELEKKAVKYDCKLGILS